The following are encoded in a window of Impatiens glandulifera chromosome 5, dImpGla2.1, whole genome shotgun sequence genomic DNA:
- the LOC124939280 gene encoding metalloendoproteinase 3-MMP-like translates to MAAKPHFHLAKIILVLSIGLAIAALACAFELTSPSPSSSPSASSSPFGFLKHLKGCHKGEKVKGIKQLKNYLEKFGYVHYDHSNKSHSGDDDFDDLLEPAVITYQKNYHLRPTGVLDDETVSTMSIPRCGCHDIINGTNTMERKHGRHLGSLRSVAHFRFFNGNPRWPAGKTNLTYGFQLGATSQFSDIMARAYNKWETVTHFTFSQVEFNSADMKVGFHGRGSGDDTFDGPGGVLAHTWPPTDGRSHYDLDENWVDGEVPGGIDLESVALHEIGHQLGLAHSEVLNAIMYPITAVGIRKGLHQDDIQGIKTLYGV, encoded by the coding sequence ATGGCTGCAAAACCACATTTTCATCTTGCAAAGATCATTTTGGTTCTCTCTATTGGGCTTGCAATTGCGGCCCTTGCATGTGCTTTCGAGCTCACCTCTCCCTCACCCTCGTCCTCACCCTCGGCCTCAAGCTCGCCCTTTGGATTCTTGAAGCATTTGAAGGGATGCCATAAGGGAGAGAAAGTTAAGGGAATCAAACAACTCAAGAACTACCTTGAAAAGTTCGGTTACGTTCACTACGACCACTCTAACAAATCTCACTCAGGCGACGACGACTTTGACGATCTCTTGGAGCCAGCCGTCATAACATACCAAAAAAATTACCATCTTCGTCCCACTGGAGTTCTCGATGACGAAACCGTGTCAACGATGTCTATACCTCGATGTGGCTGTCATGACATCATCAACGGCACCAATACCATGGAGAGAAAGCACGGCCGCCACCTCGGATCCCTACGAAGTGTCGCtcatttcagattttttaatggAAATCCTAGATGGCCTGCTGGAAAAACTAATCTAACCTATGGCTTTCAACTCGGAGCGACATCCCAGTTCTCCGATATAATGGCCAGAGCCTATAATAAGTGGGAAACTGTCACCCATTTCACATTTTCCCAAGTAGAGTTTAACAGTGCCGACATGAAAGTAGGGTTTCATGGCCGGGGATCAGGTGACGATACGTTTGATGGGCCTGGAGGCGTGCTGGCACACACGTGGCCCCCAACAGATGGACGGTCCCACTATGATTTAGATGAGAATTGGGTAGATGGTGAGGTACCTGGTGGAATCGACTTGGAGAGCGTGGCCTTGCACGAGATTGGTCACCAGTTGGGATTGGCACATAGTGAGGTTCTAAATGCTATTATGTATCCGATTACTGCTGTTGGGATAAGAAAGGGCTTACACCAGGATGATATTCAAGGAATCAAGACTTTATATGGGGTTTAA